A window of Acinetobacter sp. TR3 contains these coding sequences:
- a CDS encoding lipase secretion chaperone: MNKNGKKIALLCSLLIISAVTLSVLYWLYPNQSQQSLNSTDQYSNNSNPSQLHKSPKNINQLDTSFNSTSQMDTEIDCKLQFNSAQHLIVNEHVRNCFEYFISQYGERNINEIRHNFQLYLAKAFQTSQQQQILALWSRYLDYRQELSKLQTQQPTQESYQYFQAIFDSMHDLKQRFFSNPEIEGLFGTEDVYQQYTLDRMRILENNALDAAAKAKQLQQRFEQLPQDWQDNLKDLSKLDDLHALTAQIKARHGSAQELRDMRVSLVGEAATQRLEQLDQQRSDWKQRVQSYLDERKTIVDSNMSTSAKDQAVQQLKQKQFQSAQEQQRLQTFETVYDQGGTLPFSN; encoded by the coding sequence ATGAATAAAAATGGAAAAAAAATAGCATTATTATGTAGCTTATTAATCATTTCAGCAGTCACGCTGAGCGTATTGTATTGGTTATATCCAAATCAGTCTCAGCAATCACTTAACTCAACTGATCAATATAGCAACAACAGCAATCCATCACAGTTGCATAAGAGTCCAAAGAATATCAATCAACTCGATACTTCTTTTAATAGCACCAGCCAAATGGATACTGAGATTGACTGCAAATTACAATTCAATAGCGCTCAGCATTTAATTGTGAATGAACACGTGCGGAATTGTTTTGAGTATTTTATTTCTCAATACGGCGAGCGAAATATTAATGAAATTCGTCATAACTTTCAGCTTTATCTCGCCAAAGCTTTCCAAACATCGCAACAACAGCAAATTTTAGCCTTATGGTCACGTTATTTAGATTATCGCCAAGAGCTCAGTAAGTTACAGACTCAACAACCCACACAGGAAAGCTATCAATATTTCCAAGCTATTTTTGACTCTATGCATGATTTAAAACAACGTTTCTTTTCAAATCCTGAAATTGAAGGCTTATTTGGAACGGAAGATGTTTATCAGCAATATACGCTTGATCGTATGCGAATTTTAGAAAACAACGCACTAGATGCCGCAGCGAAAGCCAAACAATTACAACAACGCTTTGAACAATTGCCTCAAGATTGGCAAGACAATCTCAAAGATTTATCCAAACTCGACGATTTGCATGCATTAACGGCACAAATCAAAGCAAGACATGGTTCAGCTCAAGAACTACGTGATATGCGTGTTAGTTTGGTTGGAGAGGCTGCTACTCAGCGTTTAGAGCAACTCGATCAACAACGATCTGATTGGAAACAGCGAGTTCAATCCTATCTTGATGAACGTAAAACAATTGTAGATAGCAATATGAGCACTTCAGCCAAAGATCAAGCCGTTCAACAACTCAAGCAAAAACAATTCCAATCAGCACAAGAACAACAGCGTTTGCAAACTTTTGAAACTGTCTATGACCAAGGAGGAACCTTACCTTTTAGTAATTAA
- a CDS encoding type IV pilin protein, protein MVIEEKGFTLIELMIAVTIIGVLAAFAYPSYIQYKIRSQRVDAQSEMLFIAQRMQAYKATNGTFANATVNLLYGGTTTPKQGGALYDLSFNPSPTLATSWVLVATPKSGTNQFGNGVLCLNDQGQRFWAKGASTCVLSQTSNWDGR, encoded by the coding sequence ATGGTAATTGAAGAGAAAGGTTTTACACTGATTGAATTGATGATTGCTGTCACAATTATAGGGGTTTTAGCTGCATTTGCTTACCCTTCGTATATACAGTATAAGATTCGCAGTCAGCGTGTAGATGCTCAAAGTGAGATGCTATTTATTGCTCAACGTATGCAAGCATATAAAGCTACCAATGGAACATTTGCAAATGCAACAGTTAATTTGCTTTATGGTGGTACTACTACACCTAAACAAGGTGGTGCTTTATATGACCTGAGTTTCAACCCTTCACCAACTTTAGCGACATCTTGGGTATTAGTTGCAACACCTAAAAGTGGGACAAATCAATTTGGTAATGGTGTCCTCTGTTTGAATGATCAAGGGCAGAGGTTTTGGGCCAAAGGGGCATCTACATGTGTCCTTTCCCAAACTTCAAACTGGGATGGACGTTAA
- a CDS encoding esterase/lipase family protein, producing MQKLIRCLALSMIAMSVSTSYASNTTQVKDNNVTSTYAKTKYPMVFVHGVAGFSRVGSDPLGVDYWHQILPDLARNGANVWATRLSPFNSNEVRGEQLAQQVEEIIAITGQPKVNLIGHSQGGPTIRYVAGIMPSKVASLTSVSGTHKGSPVASLIMNVDGTVLGTAGSAVVNFFSGAITWSQGLNPKSYPHDALAAGRSISVEGSKQFNTRFPMGVPTTSCGEGNYQEKGIYMYSFSGTQAVTNILDPLDPLFAGTSLIVDIKGDNDGMVSRCSAKFGRTIRDNLPWNHADEVNQVLGLKSLFAPDPIDIYRQHANRLKLQGL from the coding sequence ATGCAAAAACTAATCCGCTGTCTTGCACTATCTATGATAGCAATGAGCGTATCAACAAGTTACGCATCAAATACAACGCAAGTTAAAGACAATAATGTCACGTCAACATATGCAAAAACCAAATATCCGATGGTCTTTGTACATGGTGTCGCAGGTTTTTCACGCGTTGGAAGTGATCCATTAGGCGTTGATTATTGGCATCAAATCCTACCCGACCTTGCACGTAATGGCGCAAATGTCTGGGCGACACGACTTTCACCTTTTAACTCAAATGAGGTTCGTGGTGAACAACTGGCGCAACAAGTTGAAGAAATTATTGCGATTACTGGACAACCTAAAGTTAATTTAATTGGTCATAGCCAAGGTGGTCCAACGATCCGTTACGTGGCTGGCATTATGCCAAGTAAAGTTGCATCATTAACCAGTGTAAGTGGCACTCATAAGGGTTCACCTGTCGCTAGTTTAATTATGAATGTAGATGGTACTGTCTTAGGTACAGCTGGCTCTGCCGTCGTGAACTTTTTCTCAGGAGCGATTACATGGTCACAAGGACTCAACCCCAAAAGCTACCCACATGATGCTTTAGCCGCTGGTCGTAGTATTTCAGTTGAAGGTTCAAAACAATTTAATACACGATTCCCTATGGGTGTACCAACCACAAGTTGTGGTGAAGGTAATTATCAAGAGAAAGGAATATATATGTATTCATTCTCAGGGACTCAAGCAGTCACAAACATTCTTGACCCACTAGATCCCCTATTTGCGGGTACGAGCCTAATTGTCGATATTAAAGGAGATAATGATGGTATGGTAAGCCGTTGTAGCGCTAAGTTTGGACGTACAATTAGAGATAATCTCCCTTGGAATCATGCAGATGAAGTGAATCAAGTTTTAGGTTTGAAATCACTGTTTGCACCTGATCCAATTGATATTTATCGTCAACATGCCAATCGACTAAAATTACAAGGATTATAA
- the rimM gene encoding ribosome maturation factor RimM (Essential for efficient processing of 16S rRNA), whose product MTSTQNVPEDRIQIGQLRSAYGLNGWLWVYSNTEPMSNMFDYLPWYIETKAGWQTIDVKRWKPHGKGLVVALKGVNDRTGAENLVGANIWIAKSQLPKADVDEYYWSDLKGLTVLGLDDEEQEVNLGQIYELFETGANDVMVVKATPDSIDAEERMIPWHKDVVQRVDLEAGRIYVNWGVDY is encoded by the coding sequence ATGACATCAACACAGAATGTGCCAGAAGATCGTATTCAGATTGGACAGTTACGTTCAGCTTATGGATTGAATGGGTGGCTCTGGGTTTACTCTAACACAGAACCTATGAGCAATATGTTTGACTACCTTCCTTGGTACATTGAGACCAAGGCAGGTTGGCAAACCATAGATGTAAAACGTTGGAAACCACATGGCAAAGGCTTGGTTGTTGCATTAAAAGGCGTGAATGATCGCACGGGTGCAGAAAACTTAGTTGGTGCAAATATCTGGATTGCCAAATCACAGCTTCCTAAAGCAGATGTAGACGAGTACTACTGGTCTGATCTTAAAGGCTTAACCGTGTTAGGTCTTGATGATGAAGAACAAGAAGTGAATCTCGGTCAAATCTACGAACTGTTTGAAACCGGTGCTAATGATGTCATGGTCGTGAAAGCGACACCTGATAGTATTGATGCTGAAGAGCGAATGATTCCTTGGCATAAAGATGTGGTACAACGCGTTGATCTTGAAGCTGGTCGTATTTACGTCAATTGGGGCGTAGACTACTAA
- the trmD gene encoding tRNA (guanosine(37)-N1)-methyltransferase TrmD, producing the protein MFFAVITLFPEMFEAITAHGISGRAAKRDIVQVNCINPRDFAEGNYKRVDERPFGGGPGMVMMAEPLAKAINHAKQLATQAGCVHAPVVYMSPQGKTLNEQAVQQFVGYDGLIVLCGRYEGVDERLIQNYVDQEWSIGDYVLSGGELPAMVLLDSIIRRLPNVMSDEQSAIQDSFVDGLLDCPQYTKPDHFEGLDVPEVLKSGHHANIEKWRFLQRYQRTLDRRPELVDKVELTKQQKKWLKNSQD; encoded by the coding sequence GTGTTTTTTGCAGTCATTACACTGTTTCCTGAAATGTTTGAAGCGATTACAGCGCACGGGATTAGCGGACGTGCAGCAAAGCGTGACATCGTGCAAGTCAATTGCATTAACCCACGAGATTTTGCTGAGGGCAACTACAAAAGAGTGGATGAACGTCCTTTCGGTGGTGGTCCTGGTATGGTGATGATGGCTGAGCCTTTGGCAAAAGCAATTAACCATGCTAAACAACTTGCAACACAAGCAGGCTGTGTTCATGCCCCAGTAGTGTATATGTCACCGCAAGGGAAAACCTTAAATGAACAGGCAGTACAACAATTCGTTGGTTATGATGGTTTGATTGTATTGTGTGGGCGTTATGAGGGTGTCGATGAGCGTTTAATCCAAAATTATGTTGATCAAGAATGGTCAATTGGGGATTACGTTTTATCGGGGGGAGAACTGCCAGCGATGGTGTTGCTTGATAGTATTATTCGTCGATTGCCAAATGTCATGTCTGATGAGCAATCTGCGATCCAAGATTCTTTTGTGGATGGTTTACTGGATTGTCCACAATATACCAAGCCAGACCATTTCGAAGGGTTAGATGTGCCTGAGGTACTTAAATCAGGACATCATGCCAATATTGAGAAATGGCGTTTTTTACAGCGTTATCAACGAACTTTAGATCGTCGACCAGAGTTGGTTGATAAAGTTGAGTTGACTAAACAGCAAAAAAAATGGCTTAAAAATTCGCAAGACTAA
- the rpsP gene encoding 30S ribosomal protein S16, which translates to MVVIRLARGGAKKRPFYQIIVTDSRNARDGRFIERIGFFNPTAQGKAEKVRLDADRFAHWVAQGAQPSDRVASLAAQAKKAATTA; encoded by the coding sequence ATGGTTGTTATTCGTTTAGCGCGCGGTGGTGCAAAAAAACGTCCATTCTATCAAATCATTGTAACTGATAGCCGCAATGCACGTGATGGTCGTTTCATCGAGCGTATTGGTTTCTTTAACCCAACTGCACAAGGTAAAGCTGAAAAAGTTCGTTTAGATGCTGACCGTTTTGCTCACTGGGTTGCTCAAGGTGCTCAACCTTCAGATCGCGTTGCTTCTTTAGCTGCTCAAGCTAAAAAAGCTGCAACTACTGCATAA
- a CDS encoding type IV pilin protein produces the protein MQTSQQGFTLIELMVVLVIITIFAVIAIPSYQVYSRRAVASTAQQEIQRLADQLERHKGKNFSYLGFDASYMYKNTTGNLVGYDPVTSQLVLPVGATGTDIRYKLSIRDGTDTTKLLTDVTALGQRWVIRAESTDPQNFSYLMTNTGTQCRNKTAANVTFTSCGVGGENKW, from the coding sequence ATGCAAACATCCCAGCAAGGTTTTACATTGATTGAGTTAATGGTAGTTTTGGTAATTATTACTATTTTTGCCGTCATTGCTATTCCAAGCTATCAAGTGTATTCACGTCGAGCTGTTGCAAGTACGGCACAACAAGAAATACAACGTTTAGCTGATCAATTGGAACGCCATAAAGGTAAAAACTTTAGTTACTTAGGCTTTGATGCAAGTTATATGTATAAGAACACAACTGGTAATCTAGTGGGGTATGACCCAGTAACATCTCAACTAGTTTTGCCTGTTGGTGCCACTGGAACTGATATTCGTTATAAGTTATCTATTAGGGATGGTACTGATACTACAAAATTATTGACTGATGTAACGGCGTTAGGGCAACGATGGGTGATTCGGGCTGAAAGCACAGATCCGCAGAACTTTAGTTATTTAATGACTAATACTGGGACACAATGTAGAAATAAAACAGCTGCTAATGTCACTTTTACTAGCTGTGGTGTGGGTGGGGAAAATAAATGGTAA
- the rplS gene encoding 50S ribosomal protein L19, with protein sequence MSGKHPLVQAVENAQLKTDIPAFAPGDTVIVQVKVKEGDRERLQAFEGVVIAKKNRGLNSAFTVRKISSGVGVERVFQTHSPIVAKIEVKRRGDVRRAKLYYLRELSGKAARIREKLPARKQG encoded by the coding sequence ATGAGTGGTAAACATCCTTTAGTTCAAGCTGTTGAAAATGCACAGTTAAAAACTGATATCCCTGCTTTTGCTCCTGGTGACACTGTTATCGTTCAAGTTAAAGTAAAAGAGGGTGACCGTGAGCGTCTTCAGGCATTTGAAGGTGTTGTAATCGCGAAGAAAAACCGTGGTTTAAACTCTGCTTTCACAGTTCGTAAAATCTCTAGCGGTGTTGGTGTTGAGCGTGTTTTCCAAACTCACTCTCCAATCGTTGCTAAAATCGAAGTGAAACGTCGTGGTGACGTTCGTCGTGCTAAACTTTACTACCTACGCGAGTTGTCTGGTAAAGCTGCACGTATTCGTGAAAAGTTACCAGCTCGTAAACAAGGTTAA